GTTCGGAAATTCAACAACTTTGCGATGCCCAAAATGACGGAATGACGACCGCGCTTGTATTTTTACCGCTGGTTTAAGAAGAAAATAACTTTCCATCTTAATATCTTTTATGTTCAATCTTCAAGGACAACTCTCACGCACCCAAAGCCTTACCCTCGGCATCGCTGGCGCGGCATTGCTCATCGGGCTGTGGTGGCTGCTCGCCGAAATGCTCGCCGTGCCCGCGCTCGACTATCGCGCCCCCAATCTTGACGACCCTTCCCTCCAAAACCTCAACCGCGACTCGCTGCTCTTGGCCGACAGCATCCAATTCGCCAATGCCAAGCAAGTAGGCAAAATCTATAAAATACTGCCCACACCGCTTCACGTCCTCCAAGCATACCCGAAACTCACCCATGAAGACGCGCTCGCCAAGCACACTTTTCACTCCATTTGGCTCAATCTCAATGGCTATTTCTGGGCCATCGTCCTTTCTTTGCTCATCGGCGGCCTCATTGGGTTCATCCCGCTGTTCAATGGCTTGTTCTCCAAACCCGTGGATGCCTTGCGCTATTTGCCCATATCGGCACTGACGGGCTTGTTCATGTTGTGGTTTGGTCTTGGCGATGGCATGAAAGTCGCTTTTCTGGCCTTTGGCATTTTGGTCTATATGATTCCGGTGATAGTGCAGCGCATCCGCGAGACGGAGAACGTGCATTTGCAAACAACCCATACCCTCGGCGCCACTGGCTGGCAGACCATGCGCTCCGTCTATATCCCCTCCGTTTTTTCAAAATTCACCGAAGACCTGCGCGTGCTCACCGCCATCTCTTGGACTTACATCATCATCGCCGAAATACTCAACAACACGGGCGGCCTCGGCTCGCTCATCTACTGGCTGGCACGCCGCGACAAGACCGACAAAGTGTTTGCCGTGTTGTTGCTCATCATCCTCATTGGCATCCTGCAAGACCGACTGTTCGTCTATCTCGACAAGCGCCTCTTTCCATACAAGCATTACAAGACCAAGGCCGAAGGACTAAGGGAAGTGCAGACGGGGATTTACATCGTGCTCGGCGCTTTCGCGCTGGCGGTGCTGCTGCCTTTGTTCATCAATTTTCCTGCCGGAATGTTGTTTCAAGGGGCGGGTTTGGTGATTTTGGCCGCAATTGGCCTCATTTTGATGGGGGAAATGAAGTTGTGGAAGAGCCTGCAAAGCGCTTGATTGTCACAGGCTCCAGCTCCCCAAATACTTCAAAAACAGTTTGGTCAGGTTCTCCGCGTCCGAGATGCCGCGGTGGTGTTGCCCCGTGAACAGGATGCCCTCGCCTTCCACCGCTTTGCGCAGGCCGATGCCGCGCCGCATCCGTTTCATATGCTTATACTGTTCTTTCAAGTTGGCGTGGCGCTCCGTCCACTCCGCGTCTATGCGATGAAGGCGGCAGTCGTGGGCAAACATCCGTCGGTCGAAGTTGCCCCAAGAACACAGTACATAGTCCTCCTCCTCGATGCGCCCCCAATCCAAAAACTCTTGAATCACCTCCGGGAAAGGTCGCGCACGATTCACGTCAACCTGTTCGATACCAGTCAGTTGGCGACAGAATTGGGACAACACGGGATGCACC
This genomic interval from Saprospiraceae bacterium contains the following:
- a CDS encoding exonuclease domain-containing protein, whose protein sequence is MNYIVYDLEATCWENPPPGYVQEIIEIGAFRINPYGEVRGKFNRFVRPKVHPVLSQFCRQLTGIEQVDVNRARPFPEVIQEFLDWGRIEEEDYVLCSWGNFDRRMFAHDCRLHRIDAEWTERHANLKEQYKHMKRMRRGIGLRKAVEGEGILFTGQHHRGISDAENLTKLFLKYLGSWSL
- a CDS encoding ABC transporter permease subunit codes for the protein MFNLQGQLSRTQSLTLGIAGAALLIGLWWLLAEMLAVPALDYRAPNLDDPSLQNLNRDSLLLADSIQFANAKQVGKIYKILPTPLHVLQAYPKLTHEDALAKHTFHSIWLNLNGYFWAIVLSLLIGGLIGFIPLFNGLFSKPVDALRYLPISALTGLFMLWFGLGDGMKVAFLAFGILVYMIPVIVQRIRETENVHLQTTHTLGATGWQTMRSVYIPSVFSKFTEDLRVLTAISWTYIIIAEILNNTGGLGSLIYWLARRDKTDKVFAVLLLIILIGILQDRLFVYLDKRLFPYKHYKTKAEGLREVQTGIYIVLGAFALAVLLPLFINFPAGMLFQGAGLVILAAIGLILMGEMKLWKSLQSA